The Quercus robur chromosome 3, dhQueRobu3.1, whole genome shotgun sequence DNA segment ctctctctctctctctctctctctctctctctctctctctctctcatacaacccttacaatcacatcccacaataaatacagggtacaaaagattgattaaaattacaatcaaatttggcacggaattaaagctaacaaaacacatagttgtaaatcacaactttacactgCCTAACTAGAAACGGCCGATACTTACTCATTGTAAATCCAAATTACGCAACATTTGTGTCCATTTTGAAGCCctgaatgtataatttttaatggaaaaatcctcattaaaaaatttctcttGGGGTCAACAAATATTGGCAAAAGTGTGAGGAAAAGTTCTTTTTAGCATCATTTCCTATTTGTTGTGATTACCTATGGACTATTTTGAATACTTTAATGATCTTTAGTTGACACATGTCAAGCTCCTCATTAGGGTTGGCGACTAAAGATTATTGGCTAGTGCCAAATGTGGTGTCTACAATTGCTTCATTATTGGGTTGTCTAGTAGGTCTAGGGGTTTGTTCTTCTACTTAACCTTCCTAACTTTGAGAAATTCTCTATATTTCATTGCAACAAATGTCATGTTCTCatcattttaataattatggAATGCTCTTGTACAAACCCTCTAGTAGGCATTGGAATAATTAAGGAATACTCTTGTAAAAACATAAGGGTATTCATGACATCGAGGATCAAAGTCAGGAAACTAAACCCTTATAGAGTGTACCCATGCGTTAATACTAGTTAAAAAACTTGTTAATACCCTTATgtttttatattagaatttataGATTTGTTGATCAATCAAACTAGTTTTAAAGTACTAGAATTCAGTAAAAATAGTCAAACCAACCATAGTACTCAAGTACCAAATCTGAAAGCAACATACTAAAAGAAAACAACCCAAAATACAAGATTTGGTAACGAAGTGGACAACCAAAGAAGAATTTCTTCAATGGAAAACTCACTTCAAGGACCCAATCCCGTAGAAAAAATCACTAGAGGAAAATTAGTTACAATATTATACTTACAAAATCTTTGTACAACTAGACTCTGCTATAATATCTACAAATTTCCCGCTTGCATTCTTACCACAATAGCCTGAAAACCTCTCTAATCGAATTTTCTCCATGAACCCTCCACTCAAAAGAATCAAACACTTTGGCATTCCTAGGAAccttcttgaaaattttttctatagTGAATCTCACCTGgaactattagaaaatttagatcCCATTGTTGATTTTACAACTTGATTAATCAGCTTGACAATTTAACCAATTATATAATTCAATTATTACCATTTAATTACCACAAATTTAATGAGTGACTGATTAAAGCAGTAGAGTGGcgaataaagaacacaacaatatggtGACAAAGTGAAAAACTGAAGGAAAAACAGTCCAAGAGAAAACCACTATGAGGTTCCTAAACCACAAGAACAAATTCACTAATAGAATCGAAATTCTTACAATTGAAACCTACACACGTTCCAAATTGCTACCTCTATTAGTGACTTACTCATGTGACCATACGTAGCTCAAATTCAGTTGGACTCTTCTATTTTGAATTCCTTCTCACGAACTTCTGGTTCTTGACTCCAAGGACCACCTTGAAAGTTTGATCTAGGAGTAACAATTGGATGACTCTATGACTTCAACCTTGATTTGTACTGTAACAGTGACAATACCATGGATGACGGTTCTCTATTTACTTTTGAGCTCACAGGTTAGATAGGCAAAGACTAGGGTTTTATTCATTATTGCCAAAACTCAACAatacttaaattttattcattattgcCAAAACTCTATAAATATGAAcctaacaaaattttcttttgtagcACGAGATGAACAAAGAATAAGGTTTTTAGTTTAAGCACAAGGTATTCTAAAAATAGCATAGAGCTTGGCGGCCTTTTTCTTGAAGGAAAATCGTGCAAAGCATGGTTTGTATAGGTCCAAAATGTAGGGTAAAAGACAAAGCAAAAAATCCTGGTTCAAATAGgaacaagaaaacaaagtttGACAATCTTGCTTGAGCAAACCTTGAGCGTGGACAAGCAAAGTCTCGggttgaattattttttgttttgaacgAAACTCACTTTTGTTCTAGTGagactcctttttttttttttctctcgaATAAGATACACTTTCACTCGATCAAAATCTCCATAAATCAATTCTTTGAGCATCTTCATGGTAGTTTGTGGTCAACTTTAACAAGGAATGAAATACACCTAATCACGATATTTGATTACATCCATTGTCACAAAATTGGCCAACACTTAACAACTTTTGTGTTACCTACATAAACAAAAGCTTTTCTCATTCGTTTCATCTATATGTCGTTTCTTTCAGTCATCTTTTGTTTCCATCATATTTATTCTTCTATtgttcaaaaaaagaaaaaagaaaaaagtcttcTTTGGAATTGAAGATaatctttttttaacaaaaatttcatttttgtttatatttgttctTCATATTTGTTTGTGATCAATTCCAACATGAAATGTAAATTATCTACTTTATGGGTGGCTAGTTGGTTAAAAATTACATGATAATTTACTAAATAGTggattttatacatatatttttatttgatatatttaatGATAACTAGTAAGGTTTGCACATGCAAGGCATGTGTTGCCCCTTGAgtgaaaaaattttagatagaattttttttttgaagtagtatCATatcatgtatttaaatttagaatagtTATTTAACATGTGGCTATCTATTTagtatgataattttttagaacCTATTTACTAAAGATAGTATCTACTCACAAAAAATTCTACTAAGAATAATAACAAATGTTGTCATCTTCTAACAATAAACAACTAAGTTTTGATAAAACATTgtcataatatttaaatttttgcaataaatgATGATATATGCTACAATTGAAACTCTTCATCAAATTAAGTGCTTACAACCATTTGCAAtgaatattttgtaatttatatttccttctttatcattttattttatgagcctAATTACTACAACgcttaacttaatttttaatgaacacctttttaagaaataaaaaaagaataaaataacaaCAGACATATGTCATTGAAGTttctattatataaaattataaatctagaAGATTTAAACCTCTAATAATTTAGTGTTCTGTAggtaacaaataaaatactataaatcaccatttttactttttaagtatgactaacacataaaactcaaaatacatagaaaatttttgggatattaaaatttagtgaGACATTTTAGATATTGCATAATGGAATATTCTAggaatcataaaattttgttagGATTTAACTAAGAGAGTAAAAGCAGGGACTATATGTTTgtgtacaaaatataaatgaggaaattattcaactttaaaGTTGGGGATGAAACTACTCCAAACATAAAAGGGGGAAAGtacttttttctataatttttttttctgcttgtaaaactatgtgttttttactttaaacaATATGTTAAAAAAACCCAAGAAAGTTGTCTATAAAACAGTatattttggctcaacaaattggctaaaaaaaaaaaaaatcaggaatACAATAAATGTCACGATATTTtctcaatacctttattttagcTATGGTGGGCCTtggtatgatattttataattttattttagagttatgttatatccacaacattttcacaataaatcttagatgataaattattattgatttttatttgggACAACCACTTTAAACTatacattaaataaaaaaaataaaaataaaaaaccaacaaaagaaaattgtgtgtGAAGCAGTGAATTTTTGTGcaccaaatttgactaaactAAAAGAGAAGTCTAGGAAGACAACAaaatgttacaatattttcacaatacctttattttcagTCGTGGTAAATTTTGgtttgatatattattatttattttatagaaatgctatctccataatattttcaaaacaaattctaaatagcaagttgttactaattttaaaatggACCAACGactgatatcacttttttatctatCAGTAGTAATttaccacctataatttgtagtgaaatgttgtggacttagtaattttttgtttgatttataaGAATTTGAGATCTCAAAAATTATGATAACAACAagtgttacaacattttcacaaaagatttattttcagttgtggttgatCAGAATCtcatattttactattttattttgacctataaaaaatagacacctcaataattgtgtattatgaaatttgttgtctcagtataacaataatatatatgctagctcatataaatatttaaaaaaggaGCACAAACTgatgattgaagaaaaaaagaaaagaaaaaaaaaaataagagggCTAATAAAGTGATGAACATTAcatattgaataaataaaaaaagtactatAGCTACTATAGTAGCTTTTACACATTTacttacaacattttcacaaaatatttattttcagttatGGTTGGttagtctcatattttattattttatttcaatttataagaaattgacatctcaataattgtgaaaatattgtgaaatttgttgtgttagtatagcaatatttttatttttagttgtggttagttccagtatgatattttattttgacctataaggaattaacatctcaacaattgtgacaATTTGTTGTGGTAAATAACaacaatacaaaaaaagaaaagaaaaaaagagttgatTAGGCGATATTACCGAAAAAAAGACAGTGAATAGTtcaaattgaacaaaccaaaaaaaaaaaaaaaaaaaatgtagctacTACTATAGCTTTATGTATTCACACTTTTGTTATGAAGTTGtcgtgaaaaatattgtggatataatatttctttttttcacaatacctttatttttagttatgtttGGTTTTAGTATGATGTTTTATTTTCACCTATAAGGAATTAATACCTCAACAATTACGAAATAGGACATTACTTCATTATCCTATGTCTATGACAAAAAATGTGTTtgcataatttttgttttccaatttaATAGAATGTTCATATGATTTACTCCATTATATGCtattttgataaaaatcttataCCAATTCAAAAAAAGATGCTCACCactgcacacccttggtgcaatggtcacttcataagtataagtgcttatagGGTGTACGGGACAAGGGCTGGAGTTTAAGTCTCCAGGAGagagcttcacacatatatacacttagattatgttagagtagaatttctatcttgtatattaaaaaaaaaaatgctcaattTGACAACTATGAGTATGTCCATAAAAGTAACAACTCACATGTAAAAAGTGGGAAACgtgaaaataacaaattatcaaatgaaaaagtGCGCCACCCAATCGATAAAGTAGATGGATTCACTCTTATGGGAAATAGTCCGTTGTTTCATAGTTTACCATAACCTGCCACATTCCATAAACTCCAGAAGATTGCTAAAATATAAAACGAATTTTatagattcaaaaaaaaaaaaaaattaaataaattggtttttgttttgttttattattattttgattatatatgttTTCCCTTTTTCAGAATTCTCATAATGCATCACAGTCCACCATCCAGGATAAAATCGAGGATAAAATTTTCGATTGGGTGCTTGCAGCACTTGGATGTTATCTGATTCGCTACAAAAGTAACGTTGATAATCTCAAAACCCGAGTTAAGGAGCTGCGAGGGGCCAGAGATAGACTGCAACGTATTGTTGATACTGATAGAGGGAATCTAATGAAAATTGAAGATGATGTTAAGAGACGGCTTACCGAATCTGATGACATAATAGCAGTGGCAGGGATAATCCTTGAAGATGATAAGAAGGGATGGTGGCTCAATATTATGTCCCGTTATCAAGTGAGCAAGAGGGCAGACAAGGCAGCATTGGAAGCCAAGAATTTGAAGAATGAGATATTAAAGATCGATGGCAATAGCGTTGGCTATCATGAGCCTACACAAGTGGTAGAGACTGCGACGTCAAATAGAGGGTATGAGGTCTTTGAATCAAGAAGGCTTATATTAACTGATGTTCTGAAAGCACTTGAAAATCCTGATATCACTAGGATTGGGGTGTACGGGATGGGAGGTATCGGGAAAACCATGCTAGTCAAAGAAGTTCTAAAACAAGCTGAGAAAGGCAAGTTGTTTGACAAGTACCTTTTTTTAGTTGTATCCAATGATCCAGACTTGAAAAGGATTCAAAGGGAAATTGCGGAGCAATTAGATCTAGAACTTGCGGTGGAGAGTGAATTAGTAAGAGCAGATAAACTGCGTCAGCGATTGAAACAAGAGAATAGGGTCCTTATAATTTTGGATGACATTTGGAAGTACCTGGACTTGGAAGCTCTTGGGATTTTCTTTGGAGATGATCAAAAGGGGTGCAAATTATTGCTGACGTCCAGACTTCAGAATACACTACGCGATATGGGTACCCAAAAGCAGTTTCCAGTTGGAATTTTATCAGATAATGAAGCGATAAGCTTGTTTGAGAAGATAGTTGGGTATTTAGCCGGTGAATTCAAATCTAAGATGCCTCGAATTGTCAAAGAATGTGCTGGATTACCAATTGCCATTACAACCGTTGCAAATGcgttgaaaaatagaaaaaatataggTGTTTGGAAGTATGCACTCAATCAGTTGAAAAAGTCTCGCCCAATAGAGATTGTGGGAACGGATGAGAAGGCCGTGTACGAAAGTATAAAGTTGAGTTACGAGTTTTTACCTGATGAAGAAAAGTCATTATTGTTGCTTTGTAGTCTACATGGAGAGGATTACGACATAATGATAGAAGACTTGTTGAAATATGCTGTGGGTTGGGACTTGTTGAAAAACGACCATAAAATAGAAGATGCTAGATCTACGGTGCACAAATCGGTTGAAGGACTCAAAGATTCTTGCTTATTGTTGGATGGTAATTATAATGGAACAGTCAAAATGCATGACGTAATTCGTGACGTCGTCATTAATATTGCAGCTGAAGAAAGGCATATGTTTACTATAAGAACTGTTGATGAATTGCAAACTCGGTCTAAACGTAAAGATACAGTTGCAATTTCGTTGCCTTACATTAATGATGATTTAGACCTTCCTAATCAGTTTGAATGTTCAAAGCTTGAGTTACTTTTGTTGTTCAGGCAAAAAGAGGGTTTCCGTTTCAGGCAAAAAGGTTTCCGTAAAGAATCTAAAGATACAGTTGCAATTCCAGATTCATTTTTTGAAGGGTTAAAGGATCTCAAAGTGTTGAAGTTATCTGGAAGCTGGTATGAAGTACTTCTACTTCCTTCATCACTTTCGTCCCTTGAAAACCTCCAAACATTGTGTTTAGACGGTGAGGTACAGAATGCAATCATAATTGGAGAACTGAAGAATTTGAAAGCTCTTAGCCTTTCATTGCCCGGTGCTGAACGGTTACCAAAAGAGATAGGGCAGCTGACTCACCTTCAGTTACTAGATTTGAGAGGATGTTCCAAACTTAAATTTATTCCACCCAATGTGTTATTTAATCTGAAGACGTTAGAAGAATTATATTTGCCAGATAATGTTGATTGGGAGGTGGAAGCACAAAGCAGTGAAAGCACAGAAAGAATTAATGCAATGGTCTCAGAGTTGGACCATTTGACTCACTTGACCAAGTTACATATATGTATTAAGAATGCAAAGATTCTTCCAAAAGCCAAGCTTTTTGAAAGGTTGGAAAGCTATAGAGTGGCCATAGGCAGTGCTTTGTTCTGGAATGAAACTTCAGAAACTTCACGAATTTTAAAGCTCAATATAATCTTGGAATCGGACTATGGGTATAAAGTATTATTGAGGAAATGTGAATCTCTCTTTTTGGTTATAATGAAGGGTGTTAAAAATAATCTATATGAATTAGATTTGGAAGGCTTTCCATGTTTGAAGCATCTCAAGGTCGAGAAAAATGATGAGATTCAGTATATTATCAAGTCTATGGGAGTTCGAGGTACTGTCTTTCCTATCTTGGAGTCAATTAAACTACAGTATGTGAACAATTTGGAACGAATAAGCTACATGCGAACAACGGAGTCTTTTTGTAACTTGAGAGTGGTAAAAGTGAGCAACTGTTGTCAGTTGGAATTTGTCTTCTCCTCATCTATGGTTGGATGCTTTTCACACCTGCAGGAAATGAATATAGAAGATTGCGAGATAATGAGTGCAATAGTTGCGatagaaagagaagaagaaattgaggtCAATAGTGACGACAACATTATGTTTGCAAATCTCCAATCTCTGAGATTTAAGGAATTTATTAAAGTTAAAGGGCTTCCTTTCTGTTGTTGATTCTCTTGTACTTTTCAATGGGGAGGTCTGtttaagatttaattttaaattttactctTTAAATGTTGATAAGTCTTCCacaacctaaaaaataaataaaaaagataagacTTGTATTGTTGATATGAAgacacattttctttttgaaaattgtacCAAATGTTCAGAAGTActatttttgcttcttcttttttttttttttgtcaatatataatcttttttaatttgtctCATTTATCTGTTTGTtcctttttatgaaaaataaaggtGTTTGACCGAACCACATTTGATTAGACGTCAATATGAACATGAATTACTTGATTTTTATATTGCACCAAACTTTGGTTCAACTGAAGTAATCTGATACCTTATCATAGATCAGGGTGTAATAAGTTTGCCTAGTGGAGTGACACCTCACCATTTACTGTTTTTTAAATGGGATTGTTCTACACAATAATAGTTATAGAAGTGTACAAAGTAAGTTGGATACATTTTTAATTCATGTATTTTTGGAAGTTTTGATTGAATTTAAGTTCAatttgttagagagagagagagagagtccacTTAGGAAATTCAATTGAATTTCATCTCCAACTCGTTAGTACGGACATGATAATTGATTAAAATGTTGAAGAAATGAAAATCTGCATTGTCAGATAATACCTCTGTATTGAAGAAAGG contains these protein-coding regions:
- the LOC126719441 gene encoding probable disease resistance protein At4g27220; the encoded protein is MYLEEPKEEDLEEWKLGFVLEEKGKEIEDLIKENPVIEEIYENIVPTRVDKESFWIRYFYRVHKLKQVEEARAKLMKRVISRGEEEDLSWDFDDDDDEENGENNNISNNNNVVSRNQDNVVENVGVKLDEKRGDSEESGRNVSYYSFFMEQKLLNGLSGVSGKQLVPTSLIVWYPKEKNSHNASQSTIQDKIEDKIFDWVLAALGCYLIRYKSNVDNLKTRVKELRGARDRLQRIVDTDRGNLMKIEDDVKRRLTESDDIIAVAGIILEDDKKGWWLNIMSRYQVSKRADKAALEAKNLKNEILKIDGNSVGYHEPTQVVETATSNRGYEVFESRRLILTDVLKALENPDITRIGVYGMGGIGKTMLVKEVLKQAEKGKLFDKYLFLVVSNDPDLKRIQREIAEQLDLELAVESELVRADKLRQRLKQENRVLIILDDIWKYLDLEALGIFFGDDQKGCKLLLTSRLQNTLRDMGTQKQFPVGILSDNEAISLFEKIVGYLAGEFKSKMPRIVKECAGLPIAITTVANALKNRKNIGVWKYALNQLKKSRPIEIVGTDEKAVYESIKLSYEFLPDEEKSLLLLCSLHGEDYDIMIEDLLKYAVGWDLLKNDHKIEDARSTVHKSVEGLKDSCLLLDGNYNGTVKMHDVIRDVVINIAAEERHMFTIRTVDELQTRSKRKDTVAISLPYINDDLDLPNQFECSKLELLLLFRQKEGFRFRQKGFRKESKDTVAIPDSFFEGLKDLKVLKLSGSWYEVLLLPSSLSSLENLQTLCLDGEVQNAIIIGELKNLKALSLSLPGAERLPKEIGQLTHLQLLDLRGCSKLKFIPPNVLFNLKTLEELYLPDNVDWEVEAQSSESTERINAMVSELDHLTHLTKLHICIKNAKILPKAKLFERLESYRVAIGSALFWNETSETSRILKLNIILESDYGYKVLLRKCESLFLVIMKGVKNNLYELDLEGFPCLKHLKVEKNDEIQYIIKSMGVRGTVFPILESIKLQYVNNLERISYMRTTESFCNLRVVKVSNCCQLEFVFSSSMVGCFSHLQEMNIEDCEIMSAIVAIEREEEIEVNSDDNIMFANLQSLRFKEFIKVKGLPFCC